Below is a genomic region from Macaca thibetana thibetana isolate TM-01 chromosome 1, ASM2454274v1, whole genome shotgun sequence.
TCTATTACCACCATGTACAGTGGATTGACATTTAACATTTATGTTAATTTGAACATACgagatttttaataaaacaaacgTCCCACTggtatctttaaaaattgttttaattgacaggaaaattaaaaaaaaattctggaatgtAAAAGTTATGAACATAACTGGATGaaagtttatattaaaatgttaaagttcCATGCCATGAACAACTGTCATGAGGGCAAAgcgattttttaaaatttttatcataagTAGTTCAGCTGATCTCACAAAATCACTGATCAAACAAGACTTCTAGTAGctgtactatatttttaaaaatgagtggtgtttttctccttaaaatgaaaataggtaACTCCTATTAAAATGTATCAATACTTACAAAAATCTCCAtaagttattttataaactttgatCAAAATACTTAGTAACTAATTTTATGATTCTGAAAATAGTCAAATGCTCAAAAATTCTATTTGACTTTGAatcagttgtttttgttttttgttgtttggtttggcTTTCAGAAAAATGATCTTAGGTACTACACAACTAAAAACCTGATATGTCCTGTTAGATGTTCAGaataatctttgggaaataactGCTccaatgtaataaataaaataataagggaCTTTTCCAGACCATACTTCAAGATATGACCATGGTGGGATCATGAAAACACCTCAGAAGTACCAAGGAGGGCACACAAAACAGAGTGTAGCACCATTTTCAAGTTGCCAAGATTGCAACTGTTCAAGAGACGGTAATCTGAAAGGGTGCTTGATTGCCATGATTAATGTGGTTTAAATATGTGGAATAGGCTTTGGAGAGTTCCTTAGTATGGATAGGCAGACACAGCTGTATAAACTATGAATGTGGTCTGATACTCAGTGGTCCCATTGGCACTGTAGGATGAGGCTCAGACCCTCATGTGGTAGGTCTCTGCTTCTCATAGTGGTTGTGTTGTATACACCACTCCTTTTCATCCCTCAAGGCAAAAGGGACAGTCTGTTCCTCATCTACCATGAGAAAAGTTGTTCTGGGATGCATCACTCCATCCTGCGTGTATGCAACCAGCCGGATTAAAACTTGATTGGTGGCTATTCCACATGGGAGGGAGATGAGTTTGTATTCCAAAGCATATGGACTCAAGGCACATTCCAAATCATTGGGTGGACAGTTCTTGAGGCAGAACCCTGAAACAGGATCATGTTGGTAGTTGGGTGGACAGGGTGTACTGATGCACTGGTAACTTCCTCTCATGTTGAAGCACATGCGATTGGGCCCACAGTGTACATTCTGCTCCAGGCACTCATCGTTATCTTGGCATGTCTTTCCACTGAGTGTGAGTTAATAGCCAGGTGGGCAGATGCACTGATAACTTCCAAAGGTATTCTTACACTCATGCTGGCAGGCATCTGTATTTTCACATTTATCAGTATCCATTCAGGGGCTTCCAACTCCTTGAGACCGATAACCTCTTGGGCATACACAACAATAGCTGCCTCTTGTATTCTCACATATCTGGTTATATCTGCACTGATGGGTCCCATCTTTACATTCATCAATATCAAGACAGGTTTCATTTTCTGCCTTGGTCATTCCATTTGGACAAAGATCAATGCACTTAAAGCCACCATGGGTGTTCTTACAGTGTTGATCTGGTCTGCATACATTCTGTCTGCACTCGTTCATGTCTATGCATTTTCTGCCTTTGAGCTGATACCCAGGTTCACATCCACAGTGGAAACTTCCTATGGCATTGAAACAGAGCTGGTGACAGGGGCTGGATTCTTGACATTCATTAGTATCTTGACAACTCAGCCCATCAGAGGTTCTTCAAAAGCCAGTTCCACAATGGGACACGCAGCGATAGGATCCAATCATATTGTCACAGTCCTGACCAGCGTGGCAGGTGTGCCTACCCAAAGCACACTCATCAGTATCTTGACAAGTTCTTCCATCTACAGCCATGGTGGGGCCTTTAGGGCAGGGGCAGTAGTAGGTCCCCATGGCATTGAGGCAAGTATGGGAGCAGGGATTCCCTGCTGCACATTCATCCTCATCAGCACAAAAAGGTCCAACTGAGTCTAAGGTAAACCCAGAGGGGCACTGATTACTGCGATCTCCTTTGGATATTGAAGCATGAATTTTAAAACCCAGTGTCTCTTCTAACTGGTTATAGTCAGATTCCACAGAGGATGCATGAAGTGTTTCAACCAAGAAAGGCATTTTTCCCCGTGCCTGATCATAGAAAACGGTGTGGTTCCATGTGTATGGGATGCTGATGCAATCAATGGTGAACAGCCGGGTTGAGTAGGCATATAGCTGTCCAGGACCTGTTTGAATGTAGTCCTCTGTGTAatccatgagtgagaacatgaggtgttttgttttctgtccttgcgatagtttgctcagaatgatggtttccagcttcatccatgtccctacaaaggacatgaactcagccttttttatggctgcatagtattccatggtgtatatgtgccacattttcttaatccagtctatcactgatggacatttgggttggttccaagtctttgctattgtgaatagtgctgcaataaacatacgtgtgcatgtgtctttatagcagcatgatttataatcctttgggtatatacccagtaatgggatggctgggtcaaatggtatttctagttctagatccttgaggaatcgccacactgtcttccacaatggtcaaactagtttacagtcccaccaacagtgtaaaagtgttcctatttctccacatcctctccagcacctgttgtttcctggctttttaatgattgccattctaactggtgtgagatggtatctcattgtggttttgattggcatttctctgatgaccagtgatgatgagcattttttcatgtgtctattggctgcataaatgtcttcttttgagaagtgcctgttcatatcctttgcccactttttgatggggttgtttgtttttttcttgtaaatatgtttgagttctttgtagattctggatattagccctttgtcagatgagtagattgcaaaaattttctcccattctgtaggttgcctattcactctgatggtagtttcttttgctgtgcagaagctctttagtttaattagatcccatttgtcaattttggcttttgtttccattgcttttggtgttttaaacatgaagtccttgcccatgcctatgtcctgaatgatattgtctaggttttcttctagggattttatgattttatgtctaacatttaagtgtttaatccatcttaagttaatttttgtataaggtgtaaggaagggatccagttacagctttctacatatggctagccagttttcccatcaccatattaaaatagagaatcctttccccatttctcatttttgtcagatttgtcaaagatcagatggttgtagatgtgtggtattatttctgaagactctgttctgttccattggtctatatctctgttttggtaccagtaccatgctgttttgattactgtactcttgtagtatagtttgaagtctggtagtgtgatgcctccagctttgttcttttggcttaggattgtcttcacaatgcaggctcttttttggttccatatgaactttaaagtagtttttttccaattctgtgaagaaaggcattggtagcttaatggggatggcattgaatctataaattaccttgggcagtatggccattttcgtgatattgattcttccaatctatgagcatggaatgtttttccatttgtttgtgtcctcttattttgtttagcactggtttgtagttctccttgaagacatccttcacatcccttgtaagtaggattcctaggtattttattctctttgaagcaattgtgaatgggagttcactcatgatttggctctctctttgtctgttattggtgtatgagaatgcttgtgatttttgcacactgattttgtatcccaagactttgctgaagttgcttatcagcttaaggagattctgggctgagacgatggggttttctaaatatacaatcatgtcatctgcaaacagggacaatttgacttactcttttcctaattgaataccctttatttctttctcccacttgattgccctggccagaacttccaacactgtgttgaatacgAGTGGTGATAGAGGgcgtccctgtcttgtgccagttttcaaagggaatgcttccagtttttgcccattcagtatgatattgactgtgggtttgtcataaatagctcttattattttgagatacatcccatcaataccgaatttaattgagagtttttagcatgaagggctgttgaattttgtcaaaggccttttctgcatctattgagataatcgtgtggtttttgtctttggttgtttatgtgctggattacgtttattgatctgcgtgtgttgaaccagccttgcatcccagggatgaagcccacttgttcatggtggataagctttttgatgtgctactggatttggtttgccagtattttattgaggatttttgcatcgatattcatcagggatattgggctaaaattctccttttttgttatgtctctgccaggctttggtatcagggtgatgttggcctcataaaatgagttagagaggattccctctttttctattgattggaatagtttcagaaggaatgataccagctcctccttgtacctcagGTAGAATTTCGCTGTGAattcttttttggttggtaggctattaattattgcctcaatttcagagcctgttattggtctattcagggattcaacttcttcctggtttagtcttgagagagtgtaagtgtccagaaaattatccatttcttctaggttttctagtttatttgcatagaggtgtttatagtattctctagtggtagtttgtatttccatggggtcggcggtgatatcccctttatcattttttattgcatctatttgattcttctctcttttcttctttattagtcttgctagtggtctgtcaattttgttgatcttttcaaaaaatcagctcctggattcactgatttttttgaagggttttttatgtctgtatcttcttcagttctcctctgatcttagttatttcttgccttctgctagcttttgaatgtgtttgcttttgcttctctagttcttttaattgtgatgttagggtgtcaattttagatctttcctgctttttcttgtgggcatttagtgctataaatttccctctacacattgctttaaatgtgtcccagagattctggtatgttgtatctttgttctcattggtttcaaataacatctttacttctgccttcatttcattaggtacccagtagtcattcaggagccggttgttctgtttccatgtagttgagcagttttgatttgagtttcttagtcctgagttctagtttgattgccctgtggtctgagagacagtttgttataatttctgttcttgtacatttgctgaagagtgttttacttccagttatgttgtcagttttggaataagtgcgatgtggtgctgagaagaatgtatattctgttgagttggggtggagagttctgtagatgtctattaggtctgcttggtgcagagatgagttcaattcctggatatccttgttaactttctgtcccGTTGATCTGTctaaagctgtcagacagggacatttaaatctgcagaggtttcagctgccttttgtttggctatgccctgcccccagaggtggagtctacagaggtaggcaggcctctttgagctgcagtgggctccaccccaTTTGAGCTTCCTGGTGCTTTGTTTacctcaaaacatttttaaagaactgtttACAGTagctccaatttttaaaatacttaggtataaatctaacaaaattatGTGCAAGATCTGTatgttgaaaactataaaacactgattaaagaaaTCAGAAGACCCAAGTAAATGAAGAGACATGCTATGATTATGGATTGAAAAACTCAATATAGTTAAGATGTCATTTCTTCCAATAAACAGAATCCACATAAATTCCCAGCAAGATTATATTTGTAGACATAggtaaattgattttaaaatttatatggaaaggtgAAGAAACAgtaatagccaaaacaacttagaaaaaaaggaaaaagggcctggcactgtggctcacgcctgtaatcccaacactttgggaggccgaggcgggcggatcatgaggtcaggagatcgagaccatcctggctaacacggtgaaaccttgtctctactaaaaatacaaaaaattagttgggcgtagtggcaggcgccgtagtagtcccagctgctcaggaggctgaggcaggagaatggtgtgaacccaggaggcggaggttgcagtgag
It encodes:
- the LOC126951280 gene encoding hemicentin-1-like; translation: MDYTEDYIQTGPGQLYAYSTRLFTIDCISIPYTWNHTVFYDQARGKMPFLVETLHASSVESDYNQLEETLGFKIHASISKGDRSNQCPSGFTLDSVGPFCADEDECAAGNPCSHTCLNAMGTYYCPCPKGPTMAVDGRTCQDTDECALGRHTCHAGQDCDNMIGSYRCVSHCGTGF